In Triticum aestivum cultivar Chinese Spring chromosome 5B, IWGSC CS RefSeq v2.1, whole genome shotgun sequence, the following proteins share a genomic window:
- the LOC123110570 gene encoding probable methionine--tRNA ligase, with the protein MASPPPKLPIPGRRNILITSALPYVNNVPHLGNIIGCVLSADVFARYCRLRGYNAIYICGTDEYGTATETKALEEKCSPKEICDKYHVIHDEVYKWFDIKFDKFGRTSAPEQTEVCQAIFHKLMENKWLTENTMQQLYCDTCERFLADRLVEGKCPTEGCNYEAARGDQCENCSKLLNPTELIDPKCKVCKNAPRIRDTDHLFLELPLLSDKLVNYINNTSVAGMWSQNAIQATNAWLKEGLKQRCITRDLKWGVPVPHEKYKDKVFYVWFDAPIGYISITASYTPDWEKWWKDPDNVELFQFMGKDNVPFHTVMFPSTLLGTGENWTMMKTISVTEYLNYEAGKFSKSHGIGVFGNDAKVTNIPSEVWRYYLLMNRPEVSDTLFTWADLQAKLNSELLNNLGNFINRVLSFVAKPAGAGYDSIIPDAPNAESHTLTNALAEKTNKWAEQYLEAMEKVKLKQGLKSAMAISSDGNAYLQESQFWRLYKEDPAACAIVMKTSVGVVYLLACLLEPFMPSFSREVLRQLNMSPDEDLSFCDDKGETAKAKRPWDFVSAGHKIGKPVPLFKELKDEEVEAFRIKFAGSQAERISKAQADAEAKKVADKLKGTKLSEGSSKKKQSGGSKSKTAEDVSVAKLDIRIGLIRKAEKHPDADSLYVEEIDVGEEAPRTVVSGLVKFIPLEEMQNRKVCVLCNLKPVAMRGIKSHAMVLAASNEDHSKVELVEPPESAAVGEKVTFAGFSGGPEASLNAKSKTWEKLSADLHSNSELVACYKDVAFTTSAGVCKVKTIANGEIR; encoded by the exons ATGGCGTCACCGCCACCGAAGCTTCCGATCCCCGGCCGACGCAACATACTCATCACCAGCGCGTTGCCCTATGTCAACAACGTTCCGCACCTGGGGAACATCATCGGAT GCGTGCTCAGCGCCGACGTGTTCGCGCGGTACTGTCGGCTGCGAGGGTACAACGCGATCTACATATGCGGCACCGACGAGTACGGGACGGCCACCGAGACCAAGGCCTTGGAGGAGAAGTGCTCGCCCAAGGAGATCTGTGACAA GTACCATGTTATCCATGACGAGGTTTACAAGTGGTTTGACATAAAGTTTGACAAGTTTGGGCGGACATCCGCTCCTGAACAGACAGAAGTCTGCCAGGCAATTTTCCATAAACTGATGGAAAACAAATGGCTCACGGAGAATACCATGCAGCAG CTTTATTGTGACACGTGTGAACGATTCTTAGCCGATAGGCTTGTGGAGGGGAAATGTCCGACCGAGGGCTGTAACTATGAAGCGGCAAGAGGTGATCAATGTGAAAACTGCAGCAAATTGTTGAACCCAACCGAGTTAATTGATCCAAAGTGCAAG gTCTGTAAGAATGCTCCACGTATTCGTGACACAGATCACTTATTCTTGGAGCTTCCTCTATTGAGTGATAAGTTGGTAAACTATATTAACAACACTTCAGTAGCTGGTATGTGGAGTCAAAATGCTATTCAAGCAACAAACGCATGGTTGAAGGAAGGGTTAAAGCAACGTTGTATCACTAGAGATCTTAAATGGGGAGTTCCTGTTCCACATGAGAAGTATAAAGACAAG GTGTTCTATGTCTGGTTTGATGCACCAATTGGGTACATATCTATCACAGCATCATATACGCCTGATTGGGAGAAGTGGTGGAAGGATCCTGATAATGTAGAGTTGTTCCAGTTCATGGGTAAAGATAATGTGCCATTTCACACG GTCATGTTCCCTTCAACACTACTGGGAACTGGTGAAAACTGGACAATGATGAAGACCATAAGCGTTACTGAATATTTAAACTATGAAGCAG GAAAATTTTCCAAGAGTCATGGTATTGGTGTCTTTGGCAATGATGCGAAGGTTACTAATATTCCATCTGAAGTATGGCGATACTACTTGCTTATGAACCGCCCTGAG GTATCAGATACACTGTTCACTTGGGCTGATTTACAAGCTAAATTGAACAGCGAGTTGCTGAACAACCTGGGAAACTTCATCAACCGTGTGTTAAGCTTTGTTGCAAAACCAGCTG GAGCTGGATACGACTCCATCATACCTGACGCTCCTAATGCCGAGTCACATACATTGACCAACGCACTTGCAGAAAAAACTAATAAATGGGCTGAACAATATCTTGAAGCAATGGAGAAG GTTAAATTGAAACAAGGACTTAAGAGTGCAATGGCGATTTCTAGTGATGGAAATGCATATTTGCAA GAGAGCCAATTTTGGAGGCTTTATAAGGAAGATCCAGCAGCCTGTGCCATCGTAATGAAAACTTCAGTTGGTGTTGTCTATCTCCTTGCCTGTCTGCTGGAGCCTTTTATGCCTTCCTTTTCTAGAGAA GTGCTGCGACAATTAAATATGTCCCCAGATGAAGATCTGTCATTCTGTGATGATAAAGGAGAAACTGCCAAGGCTAAAAGACCCTGGGATTTTGTATCAGCAGGACACAAAATAGGAAAGCCAGTCCCTCTATTTAAGGAACTG AAAGATGAAGAAGTTGAGGCGTTTAGGATCAAATTCGCTGGCAGCCAAGCTGAAAGGATCTCAAAGGCACAAGCTGATGCCGAGGCAAAGAAAGTTGCTGATAAGCTCAAGGGCACAAAATTATCTG AGGGAAGTTCAAAGAAGAAACAATCTGGTGGTTCGAAATCAAAGACAGCAGAGGATGTCTCAGTTgccaagctggatattcggataggGCTTATCAGAAAAGCAGAGAAGCATCCAGATGCCGATTCACTTTATGTAGAAGAGATCGATGTTGGagaagaggcaccaagaacagtgGTTAGCGGCCTTGTCAAATTCATCCCTCTGGAGGAAATGCAG AACCGGAAAGTGTGTGTGCTCTGCAACCTTAAACCGGTGGCAATGCGCGGTATAAAGTCACATGCTATGGTTTTGGCTGCATCGAACGAGGACCACTCAAAG GTTGAGTTGGTTGAGCCTCCAGAATCCGCTGCTGTCGGGGAGAAGGTGACCTTTGCCGGGTTCTCTGGTGGGCCTGAGGCTTCTCTTAACGCCAAAAGCAAAACCTGGGAGAAGTTATCCGCCGATCTGCACAGCAACAGTGAGCTTGTGGCGTGCTACAAAGATGTTGCATTCACAACTTCGGCTGGGGTATGCAAGGTCAAGACCATAGCGAACGGGGAGATCCGCTAA